The genomic interval GTGATGGCAGTCTGCATGAGGGAGTTGCCAGAGCCGCTGAGCCAGGATGTGACGGCCAACCTGGTACAGAACCCTCCGTGCATGATGACCGGGTATCTCAGGGGGTTACACACAGCtacgtagcggtcataggccatcaccgCCAGGAGAACAAACTCAGTCCCACCCAGGCCCAGGGAGAAAAACAGCTGGGCTGCACAGCTCACGAACGGGATTCGTTTGTGTTTTGCAAGCAGGTGCACGAGCATCTGAGGCACGATGTTTGTGGCATAAGAGACGTCCACAAGGGAGAGGTTggtgagaaagaaatacatgggagTGTGGAGTCGGCTGTCCAGTCTGATCAGAAGAACAATGAGCAAGTTCCCCAGCACTGTCACCAGGTACATGACCAAGAACAGGACAAAGAGAGAGAGCTGGGTGTCCCAGTCACTGGACAGGCCCAGGAGAATGAACTCTCTCACCCAAGTCTGGTTATttcttcccattaaaaaaatggaagattaCTAATCTGCAGAGACAGACAGAAATAGCAAAAGCTGTTGAATTAACTGCAAAAAGAACTTCTTAAAATAATGCATATTATGTATGACCTTCCAGGCTTAGTCTAATGTTTTAGAATATTCATGGCCCCAGATGGCATGCCTGATCCTGGTGTGCCTTAGACCTACGGTGTATAGATTGTATCACCTATACTGTTATTATATCTTGTGTCTACATGAGAGATGAGCCAAGCAGAGATTGGCACGACACTATAAGTCAATTAcactttataaagaaaaatttaataaatttgaaaagagagACAAGCCATTTCCTTCAAAAGAACAAGGTGGTCTCAGGGAGTTTGTGAAAGCTTGGAGCTCTATATCCTTCCAGTTTACCTTAGGTTCCAGGGCAAGAGAGTATGATAAGTGACAATGGGAAGTAAAGTGATAAACCATGATGATAAACATGGTTCAAAGTCAAGGATAACCCTACATAAATTTACTACACCACTCACTtactccttagcccactgagcaaggccagggatcgaaccctcaacctcattgttcctatgacaaaatgaataaataacccACCAAAAAAATAGACATCTGTGAGTGGCCGATAAATAGTACAAACAAAGCCAGCATCTCATGGGAAGAGCTGAGAGAACCTGGATTGAAACTTTGTTTTAATGACTTTCCAGGTATGTGATTGGGTTAgagatttaagtttttaagtaGAAAATGTGATAGTATTTCATAATTTACAAGTATATTTAAGGTCAAACATAAGCAATTCATGAGGAAGTTACTTTACAAACTATTACTGGTAGTGGTACTCTAGCCATGTAGGTATTTGTTGTAACAAGCGCTCCTTGCTGGGAGAGAGCAACGAACCTGCTGGACCTCACAACCCATCACAGTACACCCAATGCCAGCATGACTGCCCCAAGATACGAATATAACCATAGCTCTTTCATGTACAAGTCCTGTGATGTTGAACCTCTTGTGGAATTAAGAACATCTTAGATGGAGGTGTGTCCAGACAGTCATTAATTAGGACCTGTTCTATCTTTATTAACTGTAGCTTTCATTAGAAGGTGTGTTTTAGAGCAAAGCATTTTACTAAAATAGCCTGTTAATACTTAAATACTTTTTGTGGATATGTCATCTAATTCTTTTAACCCAtcaaagtgtgtgtatatgtgtgtgtatatgtatgtttgacCTTAAATATACTTGTAAATTATGAAATACTATCACATTTTCtacttaaaaacttaaatctcTAACCCAATCACATACCTGGAAAGTAAAATAacttaaattcaaaataattgatGTCAAAATATTCTGGTTTTCTACAGTCAGGGAGTCCCTCCTTGGACTCCTGATAGATTAAGAAATGGCAtctatattttaggttttttaatttttatttatttttgtctttttgccttttcctagggccgcacttgcaccatatggaggtttccaggctaggggtctaatcggacctgtagccaccggcctacgccagagccacagcaatgtcagatctgagctgcatcggcaaattacaccacagctcactgcaacgccagatccttaacctactgagcaaggtcagggatcgaaccctcaacctcatggttcctcgtcggattcgttaaccactgcgccacgacaggcactcccatctatatttttaaagccaaataaaggacagaaaataGGTTTGTCAGGTGATTTTCACTTACCTGCAGCAAACATTATCTCCGACATTATCTTGAACCAGCTTTCAACTAAATAGAGCTAGATTCCTAGTGGGTCTCAGGGTGACAGTGAAATAACTGGTAGACAGTGCGCTGTGTATCTAAACACTCAGCGTCAGAACACTAAAGCTTAATCTTTTTCAACTCTAATGGATTCCAGGGATCTGACCCTATCAGCAAGCCTGTGTTGTGTATTCACTGATGTCAACAGGTAAGACAGACCCTGTGGTTTATATGTTCCACTTTTCACAATGGAAACGACATAGCGAAACCCTCCTCCTACGACACCAGGAACACAGCTCTTGCTCAAAGCCAGATGTGAACACTGAACACAGTTAAGAGGTGGTATTGTGAACTCTTCCTTCTGCACAAGacaatttgtgttcttttctcaATATTTGTCCCCATTCTGGCTGCTTTACCTTTCTGCAGGTCCCTAATGCTCCTTTAATAAACAATAAAGTGCTATTTTACCTCCTTTGGGCCATAGCTTCCTCATACGCAGCCAACATCAAATCACACCTTTctaaaaatgctttaatttttgtCCATTCAAAAATAATCCTTGCTGCTGGCACAAAACACAGGAATAAAGAATGACATACCGCTGTGGTTCGTCTCCTTAGATGTGAGGGCTGAGAAGGAAGGGTTTCTTCACGCCTGTAGTGAATGGGTTGGGGTGGATTTAGGGAAATTATCGTGACATAATGAATAGACACAATAAGTGATAAAATATGAAAGTGTCATTGAACTATTGTTACAAATTATCTCCTTCTTGCCCAATCATGGATGCTTGAAACATTAGTAATTTATTCCCTTCATGGTGAGGTGGtcttcctttttttgaaaaatataattgttctaaaatgggctttttaaaatattaattacatgATCTTATTGTGACTCTTTCAAACGGGTGAGTTAAGAGTAAAAACTGAGGTCCCTTACAAGTGGGGGGTGGGATGAGGAAAGACACAAATTATAGGAGAAATTAAGTATGAGGTTTGGAATGCAAAGATGAAATCCTTATAGTTAAAATATAATCTTTGATGACCCTAGTTAAGAGAAGTGCATTCCCCCATTATTCCTGTTATTAATACTTACAGCAAATAGAACCgaaatgctttctctctctgacgaagaaatggaaataaaaaatgttttcaggttCCTAATACAACTCATCTTATATAGCTTAAGACAACTAAGGAGAAATTCAACTTGAGTCAGTTATGATTTTTttgcttaaagaaagaaaatatatcatttaagtTTAAATCAATTTGACCTTCAGTATTGGGGTTCCTAACGACCTTGGCTGGGACAAGTGAAAATCctgaaaatagaagcagagcATCCCCCACGACCCATTCAATACAGGCATGAAGAAATCCTTCCCTCTTGGTCCTTATCTCTAAAGAGATGAACCACAGGGATAGGCCATTCTTTAATACTGTGTTTTCACAGGCAGCAAGGATTGTTTTTGAATGGATAAAACTCAAAGCAT from Sus scrofa isolate TJ Tabasco breed Duroc chromosome 18, Sscrofa11.1, whole genome shotgun sequence carries:
- the LOC100519633 gene encoding olfactory receptor-like protein OLF3; the encoded protein is MGRNNQTWVREFILLGLSSDWDTQLSLFVLFLVMYLVTVLGNLLIVLLIRLDSRLHTPMYFFLTNLSLVDVSYATNIVPQMLVHLLAKHKRIPFVSCAAQLFFSLGLGGTEFVLLAVMAYDRYVAVCNPLRYPVIMHGGFCTRLAVTSWLSGSGNSLMQTAITFQLPMCTNKYIDHISCEILAVIRLACVDTSSNEVAITVSSIVLLMTPFCLVLMSYIQIVSTILQVRSAEGRKKAFHTCASHLTVVALCYGMAIFTYIQPHSSPSILQEKLISVFYAILMPVLNPMIYSLRNKDVKGAWQKLLGQLSGLTSKLAT